The following coding sequences lie in one Vespa velutina chromosome 24, iVesVel2.1, whole genome shotgun sequence genomic window:
- the LOC124957041 gene encoding uncharacterized protein LOC124957041, which translates to MSEELDNDGTLKSHEFGPPKSLQKMENADILWKMITKRFPNAAPLLCEMEAVIDRADDLLRQLRKPYGRSVEDAEVFEDVAIMTNTVETQISKSSITTVDTDFDSILSNQPSSLIGQKSNNSKDDLKEEENGKESNKNVDECKSEENVRKQIESPSNSKKIVEKIQENEKKHSSGDWNENINVENHSSTINDSEEMEIYKNVEITGIYERDKIITFSDDENINKRTPWDILEEYANQCNISIDYHCEKNKCNRFVISGKLSEFSATGCGDTEDLAKNNIAKKILQNIADHQMNDKEMKQLLELSREQILEIINFGNDDTIETPLRKVYMLCIKKGGSAPRYITEREYKHQGVKCVAKCMALNHVVEGEGVSRHNAKKAAAEQFYQKYSDNEI; encoded by the exons ATGTCAGAAGAATTGGACAACGATGGGACATTAAAATCTCACGAATTTGGTCCACCGAAATCGTTACAAAAAATGGAGAATGCAGACATCTTGTGGAAAATGATAACGAAACGATTTCCAAATGCTGCGCCACTTCTTTGCGAGATGGAAGCTGTTATTGATCGTGCGGATGATCTTTTACGACAGCTCAGAAAACCTTATGGAAGATCAGTtg AAGATGCTGAA GTTTTTGAAGATGTAGCAATCATGACGAACACAGTCGAAACACAAATTTCGAAAAGCAGTATCACCACCGTCGATACAGATTTTGACTCCATTTTGTCTAATCAACCATCCTCTTTGATTGGCCAAAAATCAAATAACTCAAAAGACGatttaaaagaggaagaaaatggaaaggaaagtaata aAAACGTTGACGAATGTAAAAGTGAAGAAAACGTACGAAAACAGATAGAATCTCCGtcgaattcgaaaaaaattgtcgaaaaaattcaagagaatgaaaagaaacattcTTCGGGAGATTGGAATGAGAATATAAACGTAGAAAATCATTCTTCTACTATAAACGATTCAGAAGAGATggaaatctataaaaatgttgaaataacTGGCATAtacgaaagagataaaataataaca ttCTCtgacgatgaaaatattaataagagaaCACCATGGGATATTCTCGAGGAATATGCTAATCAATGTAACATAAGTATTGATTATCAttgtgagaaaaataaatgcaatCGTTTTGTGATTAGCGGGAAATTATCTGAATTTtctg cAACCGGCTGTGGAGATACAGAAGATCTGGCTAAAAACAATATAGccaaaaaaatattgcaaaatataGCTGATCATCAGATGAACGACAAAGAGATGAAACAATTGTTGGAATTATCTCGAGAaca gatattggaaataattaattttgggAACGACGATACAATTGAGACGCCTTTAAGAAAAGTTTACATGCTTTGTATAAAAAAGGGAGGATCTGCACCAAGATACATAACCGAAAGGGAATACAAGCATCAAGGTGTGAAGTGTGTAGCTAAATGCATGGCTTTGAATCATGTAGTTGAAg GAGAAGGAGTGAGCCGTCATAATGCGAAAAAGGCTGCCGCTGaacaattttatcaaaaatattccgataacgagatataa